A single genomic interval of Eurosta solidaginis isolate ZX-2024a chromosome 3, ASM4086904v1, whole genome shotgun sequence harbors:
- the LOC137247248 gene encoding phospholipase D1-like yields MKKEANEVEKATHCLPDFQFSIIESEYDETLAFPDSVTILSNVGERPVLVQRKETDDDDDDYEGASVEPGQLSEIPYTSIYGPSMKFNSFQRKVFIPGKEIQVRIIDNERSVTTHLLNPNLYTIELTHGSFTWTIKRRYKHFNSLHQQLSFFRTSLNIPFPIRSHKEKRATIKMAAIQMDEARIKILQQSQTQTTVCETTPKVQCNGNASNVCNAAALASASKSDSSPLSTLGIMGKRKKKKRKLPRFPNRPESLITVESLPMRIKQLEDYLYNLLNISLYRNHHETVVELC; encoded by the exons ATGAAAAAG GAAGCAAATGAGGTTGAAAAGGCGACACATTGCTTGCcagattttcaattttcaattatCGAATCGGAATATGATGAAACGCTGGCGTTTCCTGATTCCGTGACAATATTATCGAATGTCGGTGAAAGGCCAGTATTAGTGCAACGTAAAGAGACcgatgacgatgatgatgattATGAGGGCGCTAGTGTGGAGCCTGGGCAGTTGTCAGAAATACCATACACTTCTATATATGGGCCAAGCATGAAATTTAATTCCTTCCAACGTAAAGTATTTATACCAGGCAAAGAGATCCAAGTGCGCATAATCGACAATGAACGTAGTGTAACGACGCATTTGTTGAATCCTAATTT ATACACCATTGAGCTAACACATGGATCCTTTACATGGACAATCAAACGTCGTTACAAACATTTCAATTCGCTACATCAGCAATTGAGTTTTTTTCGTACATCGCTAAATATTCCCTTTCCCATACGTAGTCACAAAGAAAAACGTGCCACCATTAAAATGGCGGCTATACAAATGGATGAAGCGCGCATCAAGATCTTACAACAATCACAAACTCAGACGACGGTCTGCGAAACCACGCCAAAAGTACAATGTAACGGTAATGCCAGTAATGTGTGTAATGCAGCAGCGCTGGCAAGCGCTAGCAAAAGCGACAGTAGTCCTTTGAGTACGCTGGGAATTATGGGTAAACGAAAGAAGAAGAAACGAAAATTGCCACGTTTTCCGAATCGTCCTGAGTCGCTTATTACCGTAGAGTCACTGCCCATGCGCATCAAACAGTTGGAGGATTATCTATACAATTTGCTGAATATAAGCTTGTATCGGAATCATCATGAAACGGTAG TTGAACTTTGTTGA
- the LOC137246286 gene encoding uncharacterized protein, whose translation MKFTIVCLLLAGFLAIGVNAGNEPVCSFRNNQGETIFLKYLPLLKQGQDYVDFGMDGKCLKRAVCSENFKTEVEDCGTYRVTCANKKTFPGVFPGCCVKC comes from the exons atgaaattcaCAATTGTATGCTTATTGTTGGCTGGGTTCTTAGCCATTGGCGTAAATGCCG GCAATGAACCAGTTTGCTCATTTCGTAATAATCAAGGTGAAacgatatttttgaaatatttgccgCTACTCAAACAGGGCCAGGATTATGTGGACTTTGGTATGGATGGCAAATGCTTGAAACGTGCTGTTTGTTCAGAGAACTTCAAAACCGAAGTTGAAGA TTGCGGGACATATCGCGTCACTTGTGCCAACAAAAAGACCTTCCCTGGCGTTTTTCCTGGATGTTGTGTTAAATGttaa